The following proteins are co-located in the Tripterygium wilfordii isolate XIE 37 chromosome 2, ASM1340144v1, whole genome shotgun sequence genome:
- the LOC120005931 gene encoding subtilisin-like protease SBT5.6, translated as MKLTFIFSLILLPLLASCLKNLQVYIVYFGAHKGDKTLDEIEEMHLLYLSSVKETKEEARSSLIYSYKHSINGFAALLTQDETSKLSEIDEVVSVFRSDANKYSLQTTRSWSFLGLDGLEDENMYDWNQLSTSGRELLSKSKYGKDIIVGIIDSGVWPESKSFNDKGMDPIPESWKGDCPIDGDDFNSSHCSRKIIGARYYIKNFEQDHGLLNASEDSRSPRDWDGHGTHTASIAVGRSVEGAAALGGFGVGTASGGAPKAHLAVYKVCWTMPNQPIARKFTCFSADILAGIDDAIANGVHVLSISIGMPEHTPYDEDGIAIGALHAIQNNIVVVCAAGNSGPTPGTVVNVAPWIITVGASSIDRKFLAPLTLGNGLELTGQTVSPYTLEDMHPLVYAGDVENADVPHHVKGQCLDGTLSPQKVTGKIVLCGNRPGLPGSTVEKCAEVKRAGGVGFIFENNPTMGSELIVETHLLPAIALTASDTLIVGIYIKFSENAKATIGVAKTLLHNKPAPSIAHFSARGPSMVDPHILKPDLVAPGLNILAAWSEKSSPTRLLSDHRRVKYNIIYGTSMAAPHVAAIASLVKAIHPKWSSAAIKSAIMTTSSMKNNMDSLVLDSNGVAATPFTLGSGQVSPVKAVDPGLIYDCSYTNYLIYLCSGGLKNINGLSKFDPTFKCPKDQVPLYNLNYPSLALPNIKDMVMVSRTVTNVGNPRCVYYFTVEQPYGISVEAFPDVLYFDHIGQNKNFTIRVTPTAIAKEHHKDNYAFGWYTWINGDHVVRSPIVISLA; from the exons ATGAAGCTgacttttattttctctctcattctcCTTCCTCTCTTAGCCTCATGTCTGAAGAACCTGCAG GTATACATCGTATACTTTGGAGCACACAAAGGAGACAAAACATTGGATGAAATAGAAGAGATGCATCTCTTATATCTTTCATCCGTGAAGGAAACTAAAGAAGAAGCAAGAAGTTCTCTTATTTATAGCTATAAGCATAGCATCAATGGTTTTGCTGCATTACTTACACAAGATGAAACCTCAAAACTATCAG AGATAGATGAAGTTGTATCTGTTTTTCGTAGTGATGCAAACAAATACTCACTGCAGACTACAAGATCATGGAGTTTCTTAGGGTTAGATGGATTAGAAGATGAAAACATGTATGATTGGAACCAATTAAGTACCTCTGGAAGAGAATTACTATCGAAATCTAAATACGGCAAGGATATTATTGTTGGGATCATAGATAGCG GTGTATGGCCAGAATCGAAGAGTTTCAATGATAAGGGGATGGACCCTATTCCAGAATCATGGAAGGGAGATTGTCCAATAGATGGAGACGATTTTAACTCCTCACATTGTAGTAG GAAAATCATCGGAGCAAGGTACTACATTAAAAATTTCGAACAAGATCACGGCCTACTAAATGCCTCGGAGGACAGTCGTTCACCGCGTGACTGGGATGGACATGGAACACATACAGCCTCAATAGCAGTTGGGCGAAGTGTTGAAGGTGCGGCAGCATTGGGTGGATTTGGTGTTGGGACTGCATCTGGTGGAGCTCCAAAGGCGCACCTTGCCGTATACAAAGTATGTTGGACTATGCCTAATCAACCAATAGCACGAAAGTTCACATGTTTTTCAGCTGACATACTGGCAGGCATTGATGATGCCATTGCAAATGGTGTCCATGTGTTGAGTATTTCTATTGGCATGCCTGAACATACTCCTTATGATGAAGATGGTATTGCAATTGGTGCACTTCATGCCATACAAAATAACATTGTAGTGGTGTGTGCTGCTGGGAACTCAGGCCCTACCCCAGGAACAGTGGTAAATGTGGCACCTTGGATTATCACTGTGGGTGCTAGTAGCATAGATCGCAAATTCCTTGCTCCGCTTACGTTAGGAAACGGATTGGAATTGACG GGGCAAACCGTGAGTCCATACACATTAGAAGATATGCACCCATTAGTATACGCAGGAGATGTTGAAAATGCCGATGTTCCCCACCATGTAAAAGG ACAATGCCTTGATGGTACTCTTTCACCCCAAAAAGTTACAGGAAAAATAGTATTGTGTGGTAATCGACCAGGATTACCAGGTTCGACAGTGGAAAAATGCGCTGAGGTGAAAAGAGCCGGAGGTGTTGGTTTCATCTTTGAGAATAATCCAACAATGGGTTCAGAATTAATAGTCGAAACTCATCTTCTTCCAGCCATTGCATTAACGGCTTCCGATACGTTGATAGTCGGTATATACATCAAATTCAGTGAGAATGCAAAGGCAACTATAGGAGTAGCAAAGACATTGTTGCACAATAAACCGGCACCGTCAATAGCACACTTCAGTGCTAGGGGTCCAAGTATGGTTGATCCTCATATTCTTAAG CCTGACTTAGTGGCTCCAGGTTTAAATATATTGGCAGCATGGAGTGAGAAATCATCTCCTACAAGGTTATTAAGTGATCATCGAAGAGTCAAGTATAATATTATTTATGGGACATCTATGGCTGCCCCTCATGTGGCTGCCATTGCTTCTCTTGTGAAAGCAATTCATCCTAAATGGAGTAGTGCGGCTATAAAATCTGCTATAATGACTACAT CGTCAATGAAAAACAACATGGATTCTTTAGTACTTGATTCTAATGGTGTTGCTGCAACTCCCTTTACACTTGGGTCTGGTCAGGTCTCACCAGTAAAAGCTGTAGATCCAGGTTTAATATATGACTGCTCCTACACTAACTATCTCATCTATCTTTGTAGTGGAGGGTTGAAAAATATCAATGGATTGAGTAAATTTGACCCAACATTCAAGTGTCCCAAAGATCAAGTCCCACTATACAATCTCAATTACCCATCACTAGCGCTCCCCAATATTAAAGACATGGTAATGGTTTCAAGGACTGTCACTAATGTTGGGAATCCAAGGTGTGTTTATTACTTCACGGTGGAACAGCCATATGGAATCTCTGTGGAAGCCTTTCCTGATGTTCTGTACTTTGATCACATTGGCCAAAACAAGAATTTCACCATTCGAGTGACTCCAACTGCCATTGCTAAGGAGCATCACAAAGACAATTATGCCTTCGGGTGGTATACTTGGATTAATGGTGACCATGTTGTGAGAAGTCCAATTGTAATTTCTTTAGCATAA
- the LOC120009305 gene encoding protein FAR1-RELATED SEQUENCE 5-like — MVMDSEFVDVSQGDVGSSSSNMQTYVPNVVCEKIPKVGQEFESFDESQNYYNEYAREAGFSVRLSSTKRNKSNEFIRREFVCFKEGIREEGSSKSNCIRKRGLTREGCKAKMIVVKSTSKPVFVVTQFHAIHNHILTTPRKVHMLRSHRSMSNAKKALTQQFAAANIPIHQQISILEVQAGGIENIGCIEKDFYNARRDEVKSYAGHDAQMLYEYFQAEKDKNPEFFFTFKMDVESKVTHCFWADSGCRRAYAAFGDVVVFDTTYNTNRYSMIFAPFVGVNHHGRTILLACAFLSDETTESFLRLLQQLLAAMPAGAPKMIITDQDPAMTRAIGELFPHTVHRYCMWHILSKFSEKLDAIKWKEHYTEFHKCIWESESPDEFEVAWSRVIQHSGFSGNEWLKGLYDIRHKWIPAYVNGTFSAGMSSSQRVEGCHSFFKKFVSKKNTLMDFVVRFTRALKHQRHQELALDHKDVNEHPILKTMCPIEKKTSELYTQSIFYKFQEELYQSMAYIVAVDHDIIDKCMYHVHRDERGDGRVRKVIEDKATNYMSCSYKKFESCGIVCRHILATFSRIQLAKPLLDVYMLRRWTKAAKSLSPFNVAGERVNCDASLVVYHNTLHKLASNIIDDAFVSRETCELAIELFESVHNKIKSMSLSDGQQSIPSVALSEPVYQEPDKVVERG, encoded by the exons ATGGTCATGGATTCTGAATTTGTTGATGTATCACAAGGAGATGTAGGTTCTTCCTCATCGAATATGCAGACTTATGTTCCTAATGTAGTGTGCGAAAAAATTCCAAAAGTTGGACAAGAGTTCGAATCATTTGACGAATCTCAAAACTATTACAATGAATATGCTAGGGAGGCTGGTTTTAGTGTTCGATTGTCTTCTACGAAGAGGAACAAATCTAATGAATTTATTAGAAGGGAATTCGTTTGCTTCAAAGAAGGGATTCGGGAAGAAGGAAGTTCAAAATCTAATTGTATTAGGAAACGTGGTTTAACTAGAGAAGGATGTAAGGCAAAGATGATTGTTGTGAAGTCAACTTCTAAGCCAGTTTTTGTTGTTACCCAATTTCATGCGATCCATAATCATATACTTACAACACCAAGGAAGGTGCATATGTTACGGTCTCATCGTTCCATGTCAAATGCAAAAAAGGCACTAACACAACAATTTGCTGCTGCGAATATCCCCATACATCAACAAATTAGTATTTTGGAGGTACAAGCTGGAGGTATAGAAAATATTGGGTGCATCGAGAAAGATTTTTACAATGCTCGACGAGACGAAGTGAAGTCGTATGCAGGACATGATGCTCAAATGTTATATGAGTATTTTCAGGCAGAAAAGGACAAGAATCCTGAATTCTTTTTCACCTTTAAAATGGATGTTGAAAGCAAGGTCACTCATTGTTTTTGGGCTGATTCAGGATGCAGAAGAGCATATGCTGCGTTTGGGGATGTTGTGGTTTTTGACACCACTTATAACACCAATCGTTATAGTATGATATTTGCACCATTTGTTGGAGTGAATCATCATGGGCGTACCATACTCTTAGCATGTGCATTTTTAAGTGACGAAACAACAGAATCTTTCTTAAGGCTTTTGCAACAATTATTGGCCGCTATGCCAGCAGGTGCTCCGAAAATGATTATAACTGATCAAGATCCCGCTATGACTAGAGCTATTGGTGAGTTATTTCCCCACACTGTGCATAGATATTGTATGTGGCATATCTTGAGCAAGTTTTCAGAGAAGTTAGATGCAATAAAGTGGAAAGAACACTACACGGAGTTCCATAAATGCATATGGGAGTCTGAGAGTCCAGATGAATTTGAAGTGGCATGGTCTAGGGTGATTCAGCACAGTGGTTTTTCTGGCAATGAGTGGTTGAAAGGGTTGTACGATATTCGACATAAGTGGATTCCTGCTTATGTTAATGGAACATTCTCTGCAG GCATGTCCAGTAGTCAACGAGTGGAAGGTTGtcactcatttttcaaaaaatttgtgtCTAAGAAAAAcactttgatggattttgtggtGAGATTTACTCGAGCATTGAAACACCAACGACATCAAGAGTTAGCTCTTGATCATAAAGATGTCAACGAGCACCCTATCCTTAAAACGATGTGCCCAATAGAGAAGAAAACAAGTGAGTTATACACACAGagcatattttataaatttcaagAAGAATTGTACCAAAGCATGGCTTACATTGTAGCAGTTGACCATGATATTATAGATAAATGCATGTATCATGTTCATAGAGATGAGAGAGGTGATGGAAGGGTACGTAAAGTAATAGAGGATAAAGCTACGAATTACATGAGTTGTAGTTACAAGAAATTTGAGTCTTGTGGCATTGTTTGTCGGCATATATTGGCTACGTTTAGTAGGATTCAATTGGCAAAACCATTGCTGGATGTGTATATGTTACGTAGATGGACTAAGGCTGCAAAATCATTGAGTCCATTTAATGTTGCGGGTGAGAGAGTCAATTGTGATGCTTCACTAGTTGTATATCACAATACCTTACATAAACTTGCATCAAATATAATTGATGATGCTTTTGTGAGTCGCGAGACTTGTGAATTGGCAATAGAATTGTTTGAGTCTGTTCACAACAAGATCAAGTCCATGTCCTTAAGTGATGGACAACAATCTATTCCAAGTGTTGCTCTTTCAGAGCCTGTTTATCAAGAGCCGGACAAGGTTGTGGAAAGAGGTTAA
- the LOC120009314 gene encoding uncharacterized protein LOC120009314 has translation MSSPVDQLQPLPTDVSQQSAYTAHTGRGSVGPLIAVLAVITILGVIAGMIGRLCSGRPVFGHGEYDFEGWLERNCSSCIEGRVDLNPTLARRAAADGGGGAAAEEAPVEQTQQEIKEESQETEHEQKQHVQEQERKNSHGHGTTTNQS, from the coding sequence ATGTCTTCACCCGTAGACCAACTACAGCCGCTGCCGACTGACGTCTCCCAGCAATCTGCCTACACAGCCCATACGGGTCGCGGGTCGGTTGGACCCTTAATTGCTGTTCTTGCCGTAATCACAATACTCGGAGTCATAGCGGGTATGATTGGAAGGCTCTGTTCGGGTCGCCCAGTTTTCGGTCATGGAGAGTACGATTTTGAGGGCTGGCTAGAGCGAAATTGCTCCTCTTGCATTGAAGGGAGGGTTGACTTGAATCCTACCCTGGCCCGAAGAGCGGCAgctgatggtggtggtggtgctgctgcTGAGGAGGCTCCGGTGGAGCAGACCCAACAAGAGATTAAAGAAGAAAGTCAAGAAACAGAACATGAACAGAAACAACACGTACAAGAGCAAGAGCGAAAGAATTCACATGGACATGGAACTACAACAAaccaatcttga
- the LOC120005644 gene encoding peroxidase 10: MDPKTLSYSVTPFFLVLSLFCCVAPFPYPYNQLDYSQLDYSFYDKSCPHLPMIVKYGVWAAFKNDNRMAASLLRLHFHDCFVNGCDASILLDDSNGFKGEKNAFPNRNSARGYEVIDSIKTDVEKACPLTVSCTDILTLAAKEAVVLSGGPSWPIPLGRRDGVTASEKAANDQLPSPIEPLENITAKFTSKGLDMKDVVVLSGAHTIGFAQCFTFKGRLFNFKESGQPDPTLETSALTNLQSMCPKEDSSNSNLAPLDSTSVYRFDNLYYTSLVNNRGVLGSDQALMGDPNTAALVQSYSMYPYLFASDFAASMMRLGNVGILTGKDGQIRKKCGSVN, from the exons ATGGATCCCAAAACCTTATCATACTCTGTCACTCCTTTTTTTTTAGTATTGTCTTTGTTTTGCTGTGTTGCTCCTTTTCCATACCCTTATAACCAGCTTGATTACAGCCAGCTTGATTACAGTTTCTATGATAAATCGTGCCCCCATTTGCCTATGATTGTTAAGTATGGTGTTTGGGCAGCTTTCAAGAATGACAACAGGATGGCTGCCTCCCTTCTCCGGTTACACTTTCATGATTGTTTCGTGAAT GGTTGCGATGCTTCCATACTTCTTGATGACTCAAATGGCTTCAAGGGGGAGAAGAATGCTTTCCCCAACCGTAACTCGGCACGAGGATATGAAGTCATTGACAGCATCAAAACTGATGTTGAAAAAGCTTGTCCATTAACTGTTTCGTGTACTGATATATTGACTCTAGCTGCAAAAGAAGCTGTTGTTTTG TCAGGAGGGCCTTCCTGGCCCATTCCCTTAGGCCGACGAGATGGAGTAACTGCAAGTGAGAAGGCAGCTAATGACCAATTGCCGTCTCCTATTGAGCCTCTAGAGAACATCACTGCAAAGTTCACTTCCAAGGGTCTTGACATGAAGGATGTTGTAGTCCTCTCAG GTGCACATAccattggatttgctcaatgCTTCACCTTCAAGGGGAGGCTTTTCAACTTTAAGGAAAGTGGCCAGCCTGACCCTACACTTGAGACTTCAGCCCTCACAAACCTGCAAAGCATGTGTCCTAAGGAAGATTCATCGAACAGCAATCTTGCTCCTCTCGACTCTACAAGTGTTTACAGGTTTGACAATTTGTACTACACTAGCCTTGTGAACAACAGAGGAGTTCTTGGATCTGATCAAGCCTTGATGGGGGATCCAAATACTGCTGCACTAGTCCAGTCATATAGCATGTACCCGTATCTTTTCGCCAGCGATTTTGCAGCATCAATGATGAGGCTTGGTAATGTTGGGATACTTACAGGGAAAGATGGTCAAATTAGGAAGAAATGTGGGTCTGTAAACTAA
- the LOC120005679 gene encoding transcription factor HHO6-like isoform X2, translating into MGSLPPELSLDLRPTFVPKTISDFLKEVSVIGNVSDRVSRLDEFVKGLEEEMKKIHAFKRELPLCMLLLNDAIFTLKEESIQCTATNIQPVLEEFIPLKKDSSDDQPDNAIKREKDSKDKKNWMSTVQLWNPDICDPRENPKSETKRNKGGSPFAKEDQFDGCKNRGGARSFMPFKSCNVLVGKEDGKEKFPVQGLSLSTPGIKSPREELSSLGTRVNCSRTITSSAPYLQTNSRNGPRPPQQQTSRKQRRCWSPELHRRFVNALQQLGGSHATPKQIRELMEVDGLTNDEVKSHLQKFRLHGRRVPSTGSTAPANQSVVVLGGLWMSKQEQCGDSSKVSQSGSPEGPLQLAMNTRNFTGDDSMDDDEDEKSESYSWRANVHKPEKVDV; encoded by the exons ATGGGTTCGCTTCCGCCGGAACTGAGCTTGGATTTAAGACCCACTTTTGTACCCAAAACGATCAGTGATTTCCTCAAGGAGGTGTCCGTGATCGGAAACGTTTCGGACAGGGTGTCGAGGCTTGATGAATTTGTCAAGGGATTGGAGGAAGAAATGAAGAAGATCCATGCGTTTAAGCGCGAGCTTCCTCTTTGCATGCTGCTCTTGAATGATG CAATTTTTACTTTGAAGGAGGAGTCAATACAATGTACTGCAACAAATATCCAACCAGTGTTGGAAGAATTCATTCCGTTGAAGAAGGATAGTTCTGATGACCAACCTGATAATGCAATCAAAAGAGAAAAGGACTCCAAAGACAAGAAAAACTGGATGAGCACTGTTCAGCTTTGGAACCCTGATATATGTGATCCCAGAGAGAATCCCAAATCAGAAACAAAG AGAAACAAGGGAGGGAGTCCTTTTGCGAAAGAGGATCAATTTGATGGCTGTAAGAACAGGGGAGGTGCAAGGTCTTTTATGCCATTTAAGTCCTGCAATGTTTTGGTTGGTAAGGAGGATGGTAAGGAGAAATTTCCAGTACAAGGGCTTTCTCTGTCAACCCCAGGAATCAAGAGTCCCAGAGAGGAGTTAAGTTCTTTGGGGACAAGAGTCAATTGTAGCAGAACAATCACCTCTTCTGCCCCCTATTTGCAGACAAATTCTCGAAATGGACCACGACCACCACAGCAGCAGACCTCTAGGAAGCAAAGGAGGTGCTGGTCACCTGAGTTGCATCGCCGGTTTGTAAATGCCTTGCAGCAACTTGGGGGCTCACATG CTACTCCAAAGCAGATTCGAGAACTTATGGAAGTTGATGGCTTGACCAATGATGAAGTCAAGAGTCATTTGCAG AAATTCCGTCTTCATGGTCGAAGAGTGCCATCTACTGGTTCAACTGCCCCTGCAAACCAATCTGTAGTTGTTTTAGGGGGTTTATGGATGTCCAAACAAGAGCAGTGTGGTGACTCCTCAAAGGTTTCACAGTCGGGTTCTCCCGAAGGTCCCCTCCAGCTTGCTATGAACACTAGGAACTTCACAGGAGATGACAGcatggatgatgatgaagatgaaaaatCTGAGAGCTATAGCTGGAGAGCTAATGTTCACAAACCCGAAAAAGTCGATGTATAG
- the LOC120005679 gene encoding transcription factor HHO6-like isoform X1, which translates to MGSLPPELSLDLRPTFVPKTISDFLKEVSVIGNVSDRVSRLDEFVKGLEEEMKKIHAFKRELPLCMLLLNDAIFTLKEESIQCTATNIQPVLEEFIPLKKDSSDDQPDNAIKREKDSKDKKNWMSTVQLWNPDICDPRENPKSETKRNKGGSPFAKEDQFDGCKNRGGARSFMPFKSCNVLVGKEDGKEKFPVQGLSLSTPGIKSPREELSSLGTRVNCSRTITSSAPYLQTNSRNGPRPPQQQTSRKQRRCWSPELHRRFVNALQQLGGSHAATPKQIRELMEVDGLTNDEVKSHLQKFRLHGRRVPSTGSTAPANQSVVVLGGLWMSKQEQCGDSSKVSQSGSPEGPLQLAMNTRNFTGDDSMDDDEDEKSESYSWRANVHKPEKVDV; encoded by the exons ATGGGTTCGCTTCCGCCGGAACTGAGCTTGGATTTAAGACCCACTTTTGTACCCAAAACGATCAGTGATTTCCTCAAGGAGGTGTCCGTGATCGGAAACGTTTCGGACAGGGTGTCGAGGCTTGATGAATTTGTCAAGGGATTGGAGGAAGAAATGAAGAAGATCCATGCGTTTAAGCGCGAGCTTCCTCTTTGCATGCTGCTCTTGAATGATG CAATTTTTACTTTGAAGGAGGAGTCAATACAATGTACTGCAACAAATATCCAACCAGTGTTGGAAGAATTCATTCCGTTGAAGAAGGATAGTTCTGATGACCAACCTGATAATGCAATCAAAAGAGAAAAGGACTCCAAAGACAAGAAAAACTGGATGAGCACTGTTCAGCTTTGGAACCCTGATATATGTGATCCCAGAGAGAATCCCAAATCAGAAACAAAG AGAAACAAGGGAGGGAGTCCTTTTGCGAAAGAGGATCAATTTGATGGCTGTAAGAACAGGGGAGGTGCAAGGTCTTTTATGCCATTTAAGTCCTGCAATGTTTTGGTTGGTAAGGAGGATGGTAAGGAGAAATTTCCAGTACAAGGGCTTTCTCTGTCAACCCCAGGAATCAAGAGTCCCAGAGAGGAGTTAAGTTCTTTGGGGACAAGAGTCAATTGTAGCAGAACAATCACCTCTTCTGCCCCCTATTTGCAGACAAATTCTCGAAATGGACCACGACCACCACAGCAGCAGACCTCTAGGAAGCAAAGGAGGTGCTGGTCACCTGAGTTGCATCGCCGGTTTGTAAATGCCTTGCAGCAACTTGGGGGCTCACATG CAGCTACTCCAAAGCAGATTCGAGAACTTATGGAAGTTGATGGCTTGACCAATGATGAAGTCAAGAGTCATTTGCAG AAATTCCGTCTTCATGGTCGAAGAGTGCCATCTACTGGTTCAACTGCCCCTGCAAACCAATCTGTAGTTGTTTTAGGGGGTTTATGGATGTCCAAACAAGAGCAGTGTGGTGACTCCTCAAAGGTTTCACAGTCGGGTTCTCCCGAAGGTCCCCTCCAGCTTGCTATGAACACTAGGAACTTCACAGGAGATGACAGcatggatgatgatgaagatgaaaaatCTGAGAGCTATAGCTGGAGAGCTAATGTTCACAAACCCGAAAAAGTCGATGTATAG